TTCACGCCTTGAGACATACCTCTGCAAGGCGTGAACCCTAAAACCGTACAAAGGTAATTCGCCCACCGCCTTCAAGATAGGCACGTTTGATTTGATTAAGATCATCGGAATGGAGCTGGCTTCGCAATTCACTTAAGAGATCTTCTCTGGTGATGTGCATGCGCTGCAATTCTTTTTCACACAATTCGCCCTGCTCAATTAATAAGCGCGGTCTTCCCTTAAAGAAGCGTTCCAGGTTAGTGGAGTAACAAGTCACCACGGCAATGAGACGATGTAACAAAATGAGGGTGAATAACGCGGTCAATGTTGATATTAACGCCGGGGAACCATTAATGCCCCGGCTGATAATCCCTCCCAGGATAATGATTAGCAGATAATCAAACGTGGTGCGCAGGCTATATCGCCTGTTACCATAACGGATAATGAGAATGCCCGATAGGAATAAAATAATGGTTCGGCCTATCACATAAATAAACGCAGGATTGGTATTGAGGTTATCCATCAGCTGTGCAACTGTCATCCTTAATTCCTTTTAACGAAAAATCATCTTATTTTATAGTGAGTATTGAGCGTAATAAAAGCGAAAAGTTAGCTCATTTCACCGTGTCTTAACCCGTTTTTGACAAAAGTATTTGTACTTTTTTTGGACAAAATTAATCCCATAGGCTATACTTAAACTGAGGAATACGCGAGACTTCGTGTCTTGGCGAGACTCAACAAAAGCCACTCCGTGTGGCTTTTGTCTTATTAACAAAGGCTATTTATTCAAGCGCTTACCTGAAAGGTTGCTGTTATTTCACTAAAAATCTTAAAAGAAATAACAGAAAAAAACAGGAGATAATCATGGATAATTTTTTGGTGCTGATTGCCAATGCCTCGAAAGCCAATTTTTATGCACTGAAATTGCAGAATTCCGACACGACTTTTACATTAAGGGATGTGTTTGTGCATCCGGAAAGTCAGGAAAAACGAAGCGAATTAATTGCCGATCGCTCCGGGCAATATCAAAGCGAGCATGGGGTAGGAGGCGCGTATGAATTCAGAAGCGATCCCAAAAAGATAGAGAAAAATAAATTTGCTCAGGAATTGGGCCATTACATTAATGAAACGGTTCACAATGGCATAAAATTAATCATTATCGTCCCATCCACGTTCTGGGGCATGCTCGATAAAGTGTTAAATAAAACCGCCTTAAACGCCCTCTTTCGTCTGATACAAAAGGATTATACCCAATTCAGCGAACAGGAGCTTAAAGAACTTGTCCTTCATTCGGTCAAAACACCAGCCTTATAACAACAGGAGAAACACATGGATCAGTGTATTGTTTGCGGTAACCATTATCACAATTGCTTTGAGATTCGCCATAAAGGCACCAGTTACCTGTTTGACTCCTTTGAATGTGCCATTCAAAAACTAGCCCCGGTGTGTTCGCATTGTTCCTGCCGCATCATCGGCCATGGCATAGAAGCGGAAGGTGACTATTATTGTTGTGGCCATTGTGCGCATGAGAGCGGCGTGACCGAGGCCCAGGATCACGTGGCGGAACACGAAGACTCGCATTAATGGTCATTGAATTCTGCAAACGCATTGCGGGCTGAATGGCGTGGGGTTCAGCAGTAATTCTTCGCCCGTAAGCATTCAGCCAGCAATTGCCCGTCACAGGGCCTAAGGTCAGAAGAAGGATCCTTTCTCCGCGTTATGCATGGGTAGCCTCGTGTACCACAAGCGGCAATGAGTGCAAGGCGCAGCACAAACAATCAAACGCATCCGTTACGGACTATACAATCGCCATTTTTAAATTATAGGCTTTACCTTCAGCGTGAAGTCAACAAAGAGGACTTGCAGGCATTTTATTCATTCATGGTGAATTTAACGGGCAAATTGTTTAAAATACCGTCTTTTAAATCGAGTCCCTTATGCAAGACAAGCAAGAAGAAGAAACAGAAGGTCTATCACCCCTCGTTTATGCACCGGCTGCCTTTTTAACCTTTTCATTGGCCGCATACAGTTCCATGCGAAAAGGGAATTATCGTTTTGCGCTTGAGTTTTACAAACGCGGTGGCGGTGGCTTGAATTTTTATCAGGGCAGGAAACGCCTGGCGGGAGTGGATTACCATCCGTTCTGGGATAAAAAATCAGGCGAACTGGTGACCCGTTTGCATTATCATCGCGGCGAAGGGGACGAGATTAAAAAACACCGTCCCTTCGATGGCTGGTAAAGGGATTACCTGTCTCCACTGGCGATGTACCTCTGATTTAATTTAATCACCAGCGAACTGATGAGGATAAGGATTACGCCAATAAGGATTAAAGTGATTGGCCAACCCAGCGTGTCGGGGAAATGCTTGCCGGTAAAATAACCGATGTACAATAAAGTCACCAGGGTGGCAATGACCAACAGCGTGCGGTTTTTAGCGGCTATGGCCAGAAAAATCATGGCACAGGTTAGCCCCAAATAGAAAATTTCGTAGGGCTGATTTCTAACAATATCGAACGTCACCGTAAAAAAGGCCAGTGAAGCAATAAAAAACAGCAAGGACGCAATGGCCTGATACGGCGAGTGATTAATAACCCAGGTAACACAAAGCAGTGAAACACTGAGCACCACCCAGGCTGTTCGGTAAGGGACGTCCAGCAAGTCAAAAGCAGCTACGAAAAAACTCAGGGCGAATAACACGATAGTGAATAACAGCACGGTTTTTCTCGTGGCTAAAAAAACCAACCCCTGTTGCAGCATGAAAATCAGGCTGATAATCAACACCCCTTTGGATGGGTTATCCACCCTGGCGTATTCGCTTAAAAAAACGGCCATCCCGATGGGTTGAAGTAAAGCGGCAATTAAAAACAGGGGGGTAGACGCTCGTTCATAATGGGCGTAACGCGTGCAGGTAATGCCCATGATAAACAGGCAAAAACCAACCCCTAAGGTCAGCATGATGCGGCTTGGGACAGAGATGTCCGTCCATTTCATGGCGATAAAAATGCAAATCCCGGCAAAGATTAAAATCCCGCCTAAATAACCGAGCATGTTTTTAAGCAGTTGGCTGGATGCTTCTTCCCTTTGTTGAGTGGGCGGCGCGTTAAAGGCCGCGGCTATCTCATCTGGCGTTAAGTGATGGCGTTTGGCCATCGTTACAATTTCAACCAAGGCCTCGTCACGGTTCATGGTATGACCCACCCAATAAACTGCACATAGCCGGGGTAATAATACCCGCGGTTATCATTGCCCATGAGTTTAATGCACTGGCTGCCTTTACGAAGACAGGCCTGGTTATTGTAACTGCCTCCCCATAGTAGCTGCCCAAATAACCCGCCTGAATTGGAATAGCCGCGATAAGACAATTGATAACCGTCGGGTGATTCCAGAGTCGTATCCAGTTTCATTCCCCTTGTTGCTTCAACGGGTTGTTCCACCATGCCCTGCATGGTTCCTGAGTCACTGGGGAAAGCGAATGGCAGTTCGCGTACTTTCTGAGTTTTTGCCTCATACAGGTACAGTTTTTTCCAGCCATAGGCATTGACGTTAGGGTTTTTGGTGTATTGTGCTGTGAGAACCCCCTGCTTAACCACCAGGTTCACATTGACGGGTGCGGCAACACTGGAGGAATAATCCTGAATGGCGAAAACCATGTCGTAACGGGGCGGATTGCTGATAACCGTTGGAATCAGGGTTGACAGCATAAAGACCAGCATCAGCAAGACTGGCAACACCAGACCAATGATTAACAAAAGATTGTGTTTAACCCATTCGCCGCGGTTGGCCATGTCATTATCCTGGCTGTCCTTACCAAATTACTATCAGTATATGATCAAATCCCTTATTCTGCTTTTGCATCATGGTTTTTGCTGACAACCCGATGCTGTATCCACCAGGCCAACAGCAAGCTTGACACCATCCCAAGCAGCACGCCATAGCTTTGCCAACCGTCACTGACAACACTTAGAGCATCGGGCGTATGGAGTATGGAGAATGGAACGGCTAAAAGCACATCGACTAAAGCAGAACCGGCCACCAACCCGCAGGCAATCAGAACGCCCGTTTGTTTACGCTGACTTCGCTCTTCGCCGACAAAGGCCTTTCTGGTTAATTGCCAGCGTACAAAAAGTGCGATCATTCCGCCCAAAAACAGGGGAAACGACGAAGCAATGGGTAAATACATACCAATCGCCACGCCCAGAATGGAAATGCGGATAAACCGTTCCAGACGTAACACCCGGTTAATGACGATGAGGAACAGGATAATGGCGGCACCGACAAACATCATCGTCCATGGCAGCGTGTTACGAAACACCGCCTCGGTAATCGCGGCCATCAGTGCAGCAGTAGGTGCTGGCAAGGATTGACTGGGATCCATGCCTTCATGAGGCATCACCCCGGCAATGCCGTACACGTCAAAAAGGATTTGCATCACCGGCGGGATGACCAATGACGAAATGACCACCCCCAATAATAACATCACCTGTTGCCGCCAGGGCGTCGCACCAACCAGTTGGCCGACTTTTAAATCCTGCGTATTGTCATTGGCGATGGCTGCAATCCCTGTCACCACCGAACCAATAATGATGGTAATGGCTTCCGCCGCCCGAATTTGCCCATTAGTGAGCGGCAAAGGCAGTGTATGGTTGACGATGGTTAACAGCAACCAGGCTGCAAAAAGCATCCCCGCAATCACCACTGAACTCCCGGGACTCGCCGTCACACCGACCATGCCGGAAAAATACCCGGTAATCACTGAAAACAAAAAACCGATGACCAGGACATAAATCACCGCTGCAAAAACCAGTGTCGGAGCAAAATCACTGTCAAGACCCGCTT
This Legionella sp. MW5194 DNA region includes the following protein-coding sequences:
- a CDS encoding host attachment protein — translated: MDNFLVLIANASKANFYALKLQNSDTTFTLRDVFVHPESQEKRSELIADRSGQYQSEHGVGGAYEFRSDPKKIEKNKFAQELGHYINETVHNGIKLIIIVPSTFWGMLDKVLNKTALNALFRLIQKDYTQFSEQELKELVLHSVKTPAL
- a CDS encoding DUF421 domain-containing protein, producing the protein MTVAQLMDNLNTNPAFIYVIGRTIILFLSGILIIRYGNRRYSLRTTFDYLLIIILGGIISRGINGSPALISTLTALFTLILLHRLIAVVTCYSTNLERFFKGRPRLLIEQGELCEKELQRMHITREDLLSELRSQLHSDDLNQIKRAYLEGGGRITFVRF